One genomic window of Streptomyces spiramyceticus includes the following:
- a CDS encoding cysteine dioxygenase family protein, with protein MTTSTALTAARTTARLDALVGEIREAVGQGLPPDPTAYLVGERLAPHLGADDLLTPEQREGDPERYRQHLLHAEGDGSFSIVALVWRPGQRTSVHDHVAWCATGVHEGEEHERRYRLVPSCDGSAARLVATQDVVNPQGAVCGFAPPGDIHRVWNAGTSKAISLHVYGADISKLGTSVRRVYELTADR; from the coding sequence ATGACCACTTCGACCGCATTAACGGCTGCCCGTACGACCGCTCGCCTCGACGCGCTGGTCGGCGAAATCCGCGAGGCCGTAGGTCAGGGCCTGCCGCCCGACCCGACGGCGTACCTGGTCGGCGAGCGGCTCGCGCCGCACCTCGGCGCGGACGACCTCCTCACCCCGGAACAGCGCGAGGGCGACCCCGAGCGCTACCGCCAGCACCTGCTGCACGCGGAGGGCGACGGCAGCTTCTCGATCGTCGCCCTCGTCTGGCGGCCGGGTCAGCGCACCAGCGTGCACGACCATGTCGCGTGGTGTGCGACCGGTGTCCACGAGGGCGAGGAGCACGAGCGGCGCTACCGGCTCGTCCCGTCCTGCGACGGCTCGGCGGCTCGCCTCGTCGCCACGCAGGACGTCGTCAACCCGCAGGGCGCCGTCTGCGGTTTCGCGCCGCCCGGCGACATCCACCGGGTCTGGAACGCGGGCACGTCAAAAGCGATATCCCTGCATGTGTACGGCGCCGACATATCCAAGCTCGGCACGAGCGTCCGCCGGGTGTACGAGCTGACGGCCGACCGCTGA